One window of the Montipora foliosa isolate CH-2021 chromosome 4, ASM3666993v2, whole genome shotgun sequence genome contains the following:
- the LOC137999188 gene encoding allatostatin-A receptor-like, whose protein sequence is MSESSNTGVAIVTVLYAMTMLMSLLGNSFLIYIVWKEPGTHSLTSFMFVNMAVADLLVTVLMMPVNVNEMKNEFNWAIHGTFGDITCRAIQYIAKVTILASILSLTVMAIDRFYLVNFPLESRTAWFRKSKYISPLIWILSMGLMFIMPVIYYFHAEKSECVVTHLGDASVTFRGVFLYLFLITFFLPLVAISILYGITSYKIWFRRPPTEILTAVQQKRDTINKKNVVRMLVIIVVVFCLCWLPAQLLNIFYAVTVLSVPVPVPNIVLYLVIWLGNANSAINPWLYICLSSKMKRAFLQMLGITTRPRKKKRATKTTKLSKDPSIPLN, encoded by the coding sequence ATGTCCGAATCAAGTAACACTGGAGTTGCCATAGTAACAGTATTATACGCTATGACGATGCTTATGTCGCTCCTGGGAAACTCTTTCCTCATCTACATCGTCTGGAAGGAACCCGGGACGCACTCACTGACGAGCTTCATGTTTGTGAATATGGCGGTTGCTGATCTACTGGTCACGGTGTTAATGATGCCTGTCAAcgtcaatgaaatgaaaaatgagTTCAACTGGGCGATACATGGCACATTTGGTGATATCACATGCAGGGCAATTCAATATATTGCCAAAGTAACAATACTGGCCTCAATTTTAAGCCTGACCGTCATGGCCATTGATCGGTTCTACCTGGTGAACTTCCCCTTGGAAAGTCGTACTGCCTGGTTTAGAAAATCCAAATACATCTCTCCCTTAATATGGATTCTCTCAATGGGCTTGATGTTCATCATGCCAGTCATCTATTATTTTCATGCTGAAAAATCTGAGTGCGTGGTGACGCATTTGGGAGATGCAAGTGTCACTTTTCGGGGCGTTTTCCTTTATCTTTTCCTGATTACTTTTTTTCTCCCTCTGGTTGCAATATCAATCCTTTATGGCATAACTTCTTATAAAATATGGTTTAGAAGACCTCCTACTGAAATACTAACTGCAGTTCAACAAAAACGAGACACaattaacaagaaaaatgtAGTTCGCATGCTTGTTATAAtcgttgttgtgttctgtcttTGCTGGCTCCCCGCGCAGTTGCTGAATATTTTCTATGCAGTAACCGTACTCAGTGTTCCAGTGCCTGTACCAAACATTGTTCTGTATCTCGTCATCTGGTTGGGCAACGCAAACAGCGCTATCAATCCGTGGTTGTATATTTGCTTAAGCTCCAAAATGAAAAGGGCGTTTTTGCAGATGTTAGGCATAACGACCCGTCcacgaaaaaagaaaagggCGACGAAAACCACAAAATTAAGCAAGGATCCCAGTATTCCTTTAAACTGA